A window from Zingiber officinale cultivar Zhangliang chromosome 7A, Zo_v1.1, whole genome shotgun sequence encodes these proteins:
- the LOC122001785 gene encoding transcriptional corepressor LEUNIG-like isoform X8 → MSQTNWEADKMLDVYIYDYLVKRNLQATAKAFQAEAKVSSDPVAIDAPGGFLFEWWSVFWDIFIARTNEKHSDAAASYIETQLLKAREQQQQQQQQPSQQQQQQQQQQQQHLQIQQLLLQRQAQQQQQQQQPQRREGAQLLNGNAGGLVTQDSLMRQNPGTANALATKMYEERLKLPLQRDSLDEASVKRFGDNVSQVMDPNHASMLKSAAAPAQPSGHVLHGSAGGLSGPLQQVQTRNQQVPGSSQSEINPILNPRAAGPDASLIGVPGPNQGLDQLRSGLLQQQKSFVQSPQSLQQLQFLSPHQHQLLLQAQQNLNSSAAADIDNRRLRMLLNNRNIVLGKDGQSNVLNDVIPNVGSPMQSPSPLMPRTDSDLLMKKIAQLQPQQQQSSSQQQQLQQHVLSSQQSQNSNHLLQEKLAAVSMTVDGSMSNSFRGADQTSNNQSGRKRKQAVSSSGPANSSGTANTAGPSPSSAPSTPSTHTPGDVMSMAQLQHNGGSSKPLMMFGDGTGPLTSPTNQLADMDRFVEDASLDDNVESFLSHDDTDPRDVGRSMDSAKGFSFTEIVAARASTNKVVCCHFSSDGKLLATGGHDKKAVLWHADSLKLKSTLEEHSLLITDVRFSSSLPRLATSSFDKTVRVWDADNPGYSLRTFTGHSTSVMSLDFHPSKEDLICSCDGDGEMRFWSINNGNCARVFKGGTTQMRFQPRQGRYLAVAAESTICVLDVETQCRRHTLQGHTKHVDSICWNSSGDRLASVSEDSVRVWSLGLGSEGECVHELSCNGSKFHSCVFHPTYQSLLIIGCYQSLEVWDMNENKTMTLPAHEGLIAALAASNATGVIASASHDKFVKLWK, encoded by the exons ACTCAACTtttaaaagcaagagagcagcaacagcagcaacaacagcaaccatctcaacagcagcagcagcagcagcaacaacaacaacaacatctgCAAATTCAGCAACTGTTGTTACAGAGGCAGGCAcagcagcaacaacagcaacaacaaccacAGCGCAGAGAGGGAGCTCAGCTTTTAAATGGCAATGCTGGTGGACTTGTTACTCAAGATTCTTTGATGCGCCAGAATCCTGGAACTGCTAATGCATTGGCCACAAAAATGTATGAGGAACGGCTAAAGTTGCCCCTGCAACGAGATTCCTTAGACGAAGCTTCAGTTAAA AGGTTTGGTGATAATGTGAGCCAGGTCATGGATCCAAACCATGCATCCATGCTAAAGTCAGCTGCAGCTCCAGCACAACCTTCAGG GCATGTTTTGCATGGGTCAGCAGGTGGTCTATCAGGGCCTCTTCAGCAGGTTCAGACCCGGAATCAGCAAGTTCCTGGGTCATCGCAG AGTGAGATTAATCCAATTTTGAATCCGAGAGCTGCTGGTCCTGATGCTTCATTGATTGGAGTTCCAG GACCCAATCAG GGTCTTGATCAACTCCGTTCAGGACTTCTACAACAGCAAAAGTCATTTGTGCAGTCACCTCAATCACTTCAGCAACTGCAATTTCTAAGTCCACATCAACATCAGCTACTTCTCCAGGCACAGCAAAATCTGAACTCATCAGCTGCAGCAGATATTGATAATAGAAGACTAAGAATGCTTCTGAACAACAGGAACATAGTTCTAGGAAAGGATGGCCAGTCAAATGTTCTTAATGATGTCATACCCAATGTGGGTTCGCCCATGCAATCTCCAAGTCCTCTAATGCCTCGCACCGATTCGGATTTATTAATGAAG AAAATAGCTCAGTTGCAACCCCAACAACAACAAAGCAGCAGTCAGCAACAGCAGCTTCAACAACATGTCCTTTCAAGCCAACAGTCTCAAAATTCTAACCATCTGCTTCAAGAGAAACTTGCAGCAGTTAGTATGACTGTTGATGGAAGCATGTCAAATTCCTTTAGAGGGGCTGATCAG ACTTCAAACAATCAAAGTGGCCGTAAACGGAAGCAGGCTGTTTCATCCTCTGGTCCTGCAAATAGCTCTGGAACTGCAAATACTGCTGGGCCTTCCCCAAGCTCAGCACCCTCGACACCATCAACTCATACACCAGGAGATGTGATGTCAATGGCACAATTGCAACACAATGGTGGTTCATCTAAGCCTCTGATGATGTTTGGTGATGGGACTGGTCCTTTGACATCTCCCACTAACCAATTG GCTGACATGGATCGCTTTGTGGAAGATGCATCTTTGGATGATAATGTAGAATCCTTTCTGTCCCATGATGATACTGACCCAAGAGATGTTGGTCGCTCTATGGATTCTGCAAAAG GTTTCTCCTTTACTGAGATTGTAGCAGCTAGAGCAAGTACAAATAAAGTTGTTTGTTGCCACTTTTCATCAGATGGAAAACTCCTTGCAACTGGAGGACATGATAAAAAG GCAGTTCTATGGCATGCTGATAGTTTGAAGCTCAAATCTACACTGGAGGAACACTCCCTGCTGATTACTGATGTTCGGTTTAGTTCAAGCTTGCCTCGTCTAGCTACATCGTCATTTGACAAGACTGTGAGAGTGTGGGATGCTGATAAT CCAGGCTATTCACTTCGAACTTTTACTGGCCATTCCACATCTGTCATGTCTCTGGACTTTCACCCAAGTAAAGAGGATCTTATCTGTTCTTGTGATGGTGATGGCGAAATGCGTTTCTGGAGTATAAACAACGGTAACTGTGCCAGAGTTTTTAAG GGTGGAACTACTCAAATGAGGTTTCAGCCCCGTCAGGGTAGGTACTTGGCTGTTGCGGCAGAAAGCACCATATGCGTTCTAGATGTTGAAACACAATGTCGTAGGCATACGCTGCAG GGGCATACAAAGCATGTCGATTCCATCTGCTGGAACTCTTCTGGTGATCGTCTGGCTTCTGTCAGCGAGGACTCTGTCAGAGTTTGGTCTCTTGGTTTGGGAAGCGAAGGGGAATGTGTGCACGAGTTGAGTTGCAATGGAAGCAAGTTTCATTCATGTGTTTTTCACCCTACCTATCAATCGCTGCTCATAATTGGTTGTTACCAG TCGCTAGAAGTTTGGGACATGAATGAGAACAAGACCATGACTCTTCCTGCTCATGAAGGTTTGATCGCAGCTTTGGCGGCTTCAAATGCGACTGGAGTGATTGCGTCTGCCAGCCATGATAAGTTTGTTAAGCTCTGGAAATAG
- the LOC122001785 gene encoding transcriptional corepressor LEUNIG-like isoform X4, with the protein MSQTNWEADKMLDVYIYDYLVKRNLQATAKAFQAEAKVSSDPVAIDAPGGFLFEWWSVFWDIFIARTNEKHSDAAASYIETQLLKAREQQQQQQQQPSQQQQQQQQQQQQHLQIQQLLLQRQAQQQQQQQQPQRREGAQLLNGNAGGLVTQDSLMRQNPGTANALATKMYEERLKLPLQRDSLDEASVKRFGDNVSQVMDPNHASMLKSAAAPAQPSGHVLHGSAGGLSGPLQQVQTRNQQVPGSSQSEINPILNPRAAGPDASLIGVPGPNQVGNNLTLKGWPLTGLDQLRSGLLQQQKSFVQSPQSLQQLQFLSPHQHQLLLQAQQNLNSSAAADIDNRRLRMLLNNRNIVLGKDGQSNVLNDVIPNVGSPMQSPSPLMPRTDSDLLMKKIAQLQPQQQQSSSQQQQLQQHVLSSQQSQNSNHLLQEKLAAVSMTVDGSMSNSFRGADQTSNNQSGRKRKQAVSSSGPANSSGTANTAGPSPSSAPSTPSTHTPGDVMSMAQLQHNGGSSKPLMMFGDGTGPLTSPTNQLADMDRFVEDASLDDNVESFLSHDDTDPRDVGRSMDSAKGFSFTEIVAARASTNKVVCCHFSSDGKLLATGGHDKKAVLWHADSLKLKSTLEEHSLLITDVRFSSSLPRLATSSFDKTVRVWDADNPGYSLRTFTGHSTSVMSLDFHPSKEDLICSCDGDGEMRFWSINNGNCARVFKGGTTQMRFQPRQGRYLAVAAESTICVLDVETQCRRHTLQGHTKHVDSICWNSSGDRLASVSEDSVRVWSLGLGSEGECVHELSCNGSKFHSCVFHPTYQSLLIIGCYQSLEVWDMNENKTMTLPAHEGLIAALAASNATGVIASASHDKFVKLWK; encoded by the exons ACTCAACTtttaaaagcaagagagcagcaacagcagcaacaacagcaaccatctcaacagcagcagcagcagcagcaacaacaacaacaacatctgCAAATTCAGCAACTGTTGTTACAGAGGCAGGCAcagcagcaacaacagcaacaacaaccacAGCGCAGAGAGGGAGCTCAGCTTTTAAATGGCAATGCTGGTGGACTTGTTACTCAAGATTCTTTGATGCGCCAGAATCCTGGAACTGCTAATGCATTGGCCACAAAAATGTATGAGGAACGGCTAAAGTTGCCCCTGCAACGAGATTCCTTAGACGAAGCTTCAGTTAAA AGGTTTGGTGATAATGTGAGCCAGGTCATGGATCCAAACCATGCATCCATGCTAAAGTCAGCTGCAGCTCCAGCACAACCTTCAGG GCATGTTTTGCATGGGTCAGCAGGTGGTCTATCAGGGCCTCTTCAGCAGGTTCAGACCCGGAATCAGCAAGTTCCTGGGTCATCGCAG AGTGAGATTAATCCAATTTTGAATCCGAGAGCTGCTGGTCCTGATGCTTCATTGATTGGAGTTCCAG GACCCAATCAGGTTGGTAACAATCTGACTCTTAAAGGCTGGCCACTGACA GGTCTTGATCAACTCCGTTCAGGACTTCTACAACAGCAAAAGTCATTTGTGCAGTCACCTCAATCACTTCAGCAACTGCAATTTCTAAGTCCACATCAACATCAGCTACTTCTCCAGGCACAGCAAAATCTGAACTCATCAGCTGCAGCAGATATTGATAATAGAAGACTAAGAATGCTTCTGAACAACAGGAACATAGTTCTAGGAAAGGATGGCCAGTCAAATGTTCTTAATGATGTCATACCCAATGTGGGTTCGCCCATGCAATCTCCAAGTCCTCTAATGCCTCGCACCGATTCGGATTTATTAATGAAG AAAATAGCTCAGTTGCAACCCCAACAACAACAAAGCAGCAGTCAGCAACAGCAGCTTCAACAACATGTCCTTTCAAGCCAACAGTCTCAAAATTCTAACCATCTGCTTCAAGAGAAACTTGCAGCAGTTAGTATGACTGTTGATGGAAGCATGTCAAATTCCTTTAGAGGGGCTGATCAG ACTTCAAACAATCAAAGTGGCCGTAAACGGAAGCAGGCTGTTTCATCCTCTGGTCCTGCAAATAGCTCTGGAACTGCAAATACTGCTGGGCCTTCCCCAAGCTCAGCACCCTCGACACCATCAACTCATACACCAGGAGATGTGATGTCAATGGCACAATTGCAACACAATGGTGGTTCATCTAAGCCTCTGATGATGTTTGGTGATGGGACTGGTCCTTTGACATCTCCCACTAACCAATTG GCTGACATGGATCGCTTTGTGGAAGATGCATCTTTGGATGATAATGTAGAATCCTTTCTGTCCCATGATGATACTGACCCAAGAGATGTTGGTCGCTCTATGGATTCTGCAAAAG GTTTCTCCTTTACTGAGATTGTAGCAGCTAGAGCAAGTACAAATAAAGTTGTTTGTTGCCACTTTTCATCAGATGGAAAACTCCTTGCAACTGGAGGACATGATAAAAAG GCAGTTCTATGGCATGCTGATAGTTTGAAGCTCAAATCTACACTGGAGGAACACTCCCTGCTGATTACTGATGTTCGGTTTAGTTCAAGCTTGCCTCGTCTAGCTACATCGTCATTTGACAAGACTGTGAGAGTGTGGGATGCTGATAAT CCAGGCTATTCACTTCGAACTTTTACTGGCCATTCCACATCTGTCATGTCTCTGGACTTTCACCCAAGTAAAGAGGATCTTATCTGTTCTTGTGATGGTGATGGCGAAATGCGTTTCTGGAGTATAAACAACGGTAACTGTGCCAGAGTTTTTAAG GGTGGAACTACTCAAATGAGGTTTCAGCCCCGTCAGGGTAGGTACTTGGCTGTTGCGGCAGAAAGCACCATATGCGTTCTAGATGTTGAAACACAATGTCGTAGGCATACGCTGCAG GGGCATACAAAGCATGTCGATTCCATCTGCTGGAACTCTTCTGGTGATCGTCTGGCTTCTGTCAGCGAGGACTCTGTCAGAGTTTGGTCTCTTGGTTTGGGAAGCGAAGGGGAATGTGTGCACGAGTTGAGTTGCAATGGAAGCAAGTTTCATTCATGTGTTTTTCACCCTACCTATCAATCGCTGCTCATAATTGGTTGTTACCAG TCGCTAGAAGTTTGGGACATGAATGAGAACAAGACCATGACTCTTCCTGCTCATGAAGGTTTGATCGCAGCTTTGGCGGCTTCAAATGCGACTGGAGTGATTGCGTCTGCCAGCCATGATAAGTTTGTTAAGCTCTGGAAATAG
- the LOC122001785 gene encoding transcriptional corepressor LEUNIG-like isoform X7, which translates to MSQTNWEADKMLDVYIYDYLVKRNLQATAKAFQAEAKVSSDPVAIDAPGGFLFEWWSVFWDIFIARTNEKHSDAAASYIETQLLKAREQQQQQQQQPSQQQQQQQQQQQQHLQIQQLLLQRQAQQQQQQQQPQRREGAQLLNGNAGGLVTQDSLMRQNPGTANALATKMYEERLKLPLQRDSLDEASVKRFGDNVSQVMDPNHASMLKSAAAPAQPSGHVLHGSAGGLSGPLQQVQTRNQQVPGSSQSEINPILNPRAAGPDASLIGVPAGPNQGLDQLRSGLLQQQKSFVQSPQSLQQLQFLSPHQHQLLLQAQQNLNSSAAADIDNRRLRMLLNNRNIVLGKDGQSNVLNDVIPNVGSPMQSPSPLMPRTDSDLLMKKIAQLQPQQQQSSSQQQQLQQHVLSSQQSQNSNHLLQEKLAAVSMTVDGSMSNSFRGADQTSNNQSGRKRKQAVSSSGPANSSGTANTAGPSPSSAPSTPSTHTPGDVMSMAQLQHNGGSSKPLMMFGDGTGPLTSPTNQLADMDRFVEDASLDDNVESFLSHDDTDPRDVGRSMDSAKGFSFTEIVAARASTNKVVCCHFSSDGKLLATGGHDKKAVLWHADSLKLKSTLEEHSLLITDVRFSSSLPRLATSSFDKTVRVWDADNPGYSLRTFTGHSTSVMSLDFHPSKEDLICSCDGDGEMRFWSINNGNCARVFKGGTTQMRFQPRQGRYLAVAAESTICVLDVETQCRRHTLQGHTKHVDSICWNSSGDRLASVSEDSVRVWSLGLGSEGECVHELSCNGSKFHSCVFHPTYQSLLIIGCYQSLEVWDMNENKTMTLPAHEGLIAALAASNATGVIASASHDKFVKLWK; encoded by the exons ACTCAACTtttaaaagcaagagagcagcaacagcagcaacaacagcaaccatctcaacagcagcagcagcagcagcaacaacaacaacaacatctgCAAATTCAGCAACTGTTGTTACAGAGGCAGGCAcagcagcaacaacagcaacaacaaccacAGCGCAGAGAGGGAGCTCAGCTTTTAAATGGCAATGCTGGTGGACTTGTTACTCAAGATTCTTTGATGCGCCAGAATCCTGGAACTGCTAATGCATTGGCCACAAAAATGTATGAGGAACGGCTAAAGTTGCCCCTGCAACGAGATTCCTTAGACGAAGCTTCAGTTAAA AGGTTTGGTGATAATGTGAGCCAGGTCATGGATCCAAACCATGCATCCATGCTAAAGTCAGCTGCAGCTCCAGCACAACCTTCAGG GCATGTTTTGCATGGGTCAGCAGGTGGTCTATCAGGGCCTCTTCAGCAGGTTCAGACCCGGAATCAGCAAGTTCCTGGGTCATCGCAG AGTGAGATTAATCCAATTTTGAATCCGAGAGCTGCTGGTCCTGATGCTTCATTGATTGGAGTTCCAG CAGGACCCAATCAG GGTCTTGATCAACTCCGTTCAGGACTTCTACAACAGCAAAAGTCATTTGTGCAGTCACCTCAATCACTTCAGCAACTGCAATTTCTAAGTCCACATCAACATCAGCTACTTCTCCAGGCACAGCAAAATCTGAACTCATCAGCTGCAGCAGATATTGATAATAGAAGACTAAGAATGCTTCTGAACAACAGGAACATAGTTCTAGGAAAGGATGGCCAGTCAAATGTTCTTAATGATGTCATACCCAATGTGGGTTCGCCCATGCAATCTCCAAGTCCTCTAATGCCTCGCACCGATTCGGATTTATTAATGAAG AAAATAGCTCAGTTGCAACCCCAACAACAACAAAGCAGCAGTCAGCAACAGCAGCTTCAACAACATGTCCTTTCAAGCCAACAGTCTCAAAATTCTAACCATCTGCTTCAAGAGAAACTTGCAGCAGTTAGTATGACTGTTGATGGAAGCATGTCAAATTCCTTTAGAGGGGCTGATCAG ACTTCAAACAATCAAAGTGGCCGTAAACGGAAGCAGGCTGTTTCATCCTCTGGTCCTGCAAATAGCTCTGGAACTGCAAATACTGCTGGGCCTTCCCCAAGCTCAGCACCCTCGACACCATCAACTCATACACCAGGAGATGTGATGTCAATGGCACAATTGCAACACAATGGTGGTTCATCTAAGCCTCTGATGATGTTTGGTGATGGGACTGGTCCTTTGACATCTCCCACTAACCAATTG GCTGACATGGATCGCTTTGTGGAAGATGCATCTTTGGATGATAATGTAGAATCCTTTCTGTCCCATGATGATACTGACCCAAGAGATGTTGGTCGCTCTATGGATTCTGCAAAAG GTTTCTCCTTTACTGAGATTGTAGCAGCTAGAGCAAGTACAAATAAAGTTGTTTGTTGCCACTTTTCATCAGATGGAAAACTCCTTGCAACTGGAGGACATGATAAAAAG GCAGTTCTATGGCATGCTGATAGTTTGAAGCTCAAATCTACACTGGAGGAACACTCCCTGCTGATTACTGATGTTCGGTTTAGTTCAAGCTTGCCTCGTCTAGCTACATCGTCATTTGACAAGACTGTGAGAGTGTGGGATGCTGATAAT CCAGGCTATTCACTTCGAACTTTTACTGGCCATTCCACATCTGTCATGTCTCTGGACTTTCACCCAAGTAAAGAGGATCTTATCTGTTCTTGTGATGGTGATGGCGAAATGCGTTTCTGGAGTATAAACAACGGTAACTGTGCCAGAGTTTTTAAG GGTGGAACTACTCAAATGAGGTTTCAGCCCCGTCAGGGTAGGTACTTGGCTGTTGCGGCAGAAAGCACCATATGCGTTCTAGATGTTGAAACACAATGTCGTAGGCATACGCTGCAG GGGCATACAAAGCATGTCGATTCCATCTGCTGGAACTCTTCTGGTGATCGTCTGGCTTCTGTCAGCGAGGACTCTGTCAGAGTTTGGTCTCTTGGTTTGGGAAGCGAAGGGGAATGTGTGCACGAGTTGAGTTGCAATGGAAGCAAGTTTCATTCATGTGTTTTTCACCCTACCTATCAATCGCTGCTCATAATTGGTTGTTACCAG TCGCTAGAAGTTTGGGACATGAATGAGAACAAGACCATGACTCTTCCTGCTCATGAAGGTTTGATCGCAGCTTTGGCGGCTTCAAATGCGACTGGAGTGATTGCGTCTGCCAGCCATGATAAGTTTGTTAAGCTCTGGAAATAG
- the LOC122001785 gene encoding transcriptional corepressor LEUNIG-like isoform X3 has translation MSQTNWEADKMLDVYIYDYLVKRNLQATAKAFQAEAKVSSDPVAIDAPGGFLFEWWSVFWDIFIARTNEKHSDAAASYIETQLLKAREQQQQQQQQPSQQQQQQQQQQQQHLQIQQLLLQRQAQQQQQQQQPQRREGAQLLNGNAGGLVTQDSLMRQNPGTANALATKMYEERLKLPLQRDSLDEASVKRFGDNVSQVMDPNHASMLKSAAAPAQPSGHVLHGSAGGLSGPLQQVQTRNQQVPGSSQSEINPILNPRAAGPDASLIGVPAGPNQVGNNLTLKGWPLTGLDQLRSGLLQQQKSFVQSPQSLQQLQFLSPHQHQLLLQAQQNLNSSAAADIDNRRLRMLLNNRNIVLGKDGQSNVLNDVIPNVGSPMQSPSPLMPRTDSDLLMKKIAQLQPQQQQSSSQQQQLQQHVLSSQQSQNSNHLLQEKLAAVSMTVDGSMSNSFRGADQTSNNQSGRKRKQAVSSSGPANSSGTANTAGPSPSSAPSTPSTHTPGDVMSMAQLQHNGGSSKPLMMFGDGTGPLTSPTNQLADMDRFVEDASLDDNVESFLSHDDTDPRDVGRSMDSAKGFSFTEIVAARASTNKVVCCHFSSDGKLLATGGHDKKAVLWHADSLKLKSTLEEHSLLITDVRFSSSLPRLATSSFDKTVRVWDADNPGYSLRTFTGHSTSVMSLDFHPSKEDLICSCDGDGEMRFWSINNGNCARVFKGGTTQMRFQPRQGRYLAVAAESTICVLDVETQCRRHTLQGHTKHVDSICWNSSGDRLASVSEDSVRVWSLGLGSEGECVHELSCNGSKFHSCVFHPTYQSLLIIGCYQSLEVWDMNENKTMTLPAHEGLIAALAASNATGVIASASHDKFVKLWK, from the exons ACTCAACTtttaaaagcaagagagcagcaacagcagcaacaacagcaaccatctcaacagcagcagcagcagcagcaacaacaacaacaacatctgCAAATTCAGCAACTGTTGTTACAGAGGCAGGCAcagcagcaacaacagcaacaacaaccacAGCGCAGAGAGGGAGCTCAGCTTTTAAATGGCAATGCTGGTGGACTTGTTACTCAAGATTCTTTGATGCGCCAGAATCCTGGAACTGCTAATGCATTGGCCACAAAAATGTATGAGGAACGGCTAAAGTTGCCCCTGCAACGAGATTCCTTAGACGAAGCTTCAGTTAAA AGGTTTGGTGATAATGTGAGCCAGGTCATGGATCCAAACCATGCATCCATGCTAAAGTCAGCTGCAGCTCCAGCACAACCTTCAGG GCATGTTTTGCATGGGTCAGCAGGTGGTCTATCAGGGCCTCTTCAGCAGGTTCAGACCCGGAATCAGCAAGTTCCTGGGTCATCGCAG AGTGAGATTAATCCAATTTTGAATCCGAGAGCTGCTGGTCCTGATGCTTCATTGATTGGAGTTCCAG CAGGACCCAATCAGGTTGGTAACAATCTGACTCTTAAAGGCTGGCCACTGACA GGTCTTGATCAACTCCGTTCAGGACTTCTACAACAGCAAAAGTCATTTGTGCAGTCACCTCAATCACTTCAGCAACTGCAATTTCTAAGTCCACATCAACATCAGCTACTTCTCCAGGCACAGCAAAATCTGAACTCATCAGCTGCAGCAGATATTGATAATAGAAGACTAAGAATGCTTCTGAACAACAGGAACATAGTTCTAGGAAAGGATGGCCAGTCAAATGTTCTTAATGATGTCATACCCAATGTGGGTTCGCCCATGCAATCTCCAAGTCCTCTAATGCCTCGCACCGATTCGGATTTATTAATGAAG AAAATAGCTCAGTTGCAACCCCAACAACAACAAAGCAGCAGTCAGCAACAGCAGCTTCAACAACATGTCCTTTCAAGCCAACAGTCTCAAAATTCTAACCATCTGCTTCAAGAGAAACTTGCAGCAGTTAGTATGACTGTTGATGGAAGCATGTCAAATTCCTTTAGAGGGGCTGATCAG ACTTCAAACAATCAAAGTGGCCGTAAACGGAAGCAGGCTGTTTCATCCTCTGGTCCTGCAAATAGCTCTGGAACTGCAAATACTGCTGGGCCTTCCCCAAGCTCAGCACCCTCGACACCATCAACTCATACACCAGGAGATGTGATGTCAATGGCACAATTGCAACACAATGGTGGTTCATCTAAGCCTCTGATGATGTTTGGTGATGGGACTGGTCCTTTGACATCTCCCACTAACCAATTG GCTGACATGGATCGCTTTGTGGAAGATGCATCTTTGGATGATAATGTAGAATCCTTTCTGTCCCATGATGATACTGACCCAAGAGATGTTGGTCGCTCTATGGATTCTGCAAAAG GTTTCTCCTTTACTGAGATTGTAGCAGCTAGAGCAAGTACAAATAAAGTTGTTTGTTGCCACTTTTCATCAGATGGAAAACTCCTTGCAACTGGAGGACATGATAAAAAG GCAGTTCTATGGCATGCTGATAGTTTGAAGCTCAAATCTACACTGGAGGAACACTCCCTGCTGATTACTGATGTTCGGTTTAGTTCAAGCTTGCCTCGTCTAGCTACATCGTCATTTGACAAGACTGTGAGAGTGTGGGATGCTGATAAT CCAGGCTATTCACTTCGAACTTTTACTGGCCATTCCACATCTGTCATGTCTCTGGACTTTCACCCAAGTAAAGAGGATCTTATCTGTTCTTGTGATGGTGATGGCGAAATGCGTTTCTGGAGTATAAACAACGGTAACTGTGCCAGAGTTTTTAAG GGTGGAACTACTCAAATGAGGTTTCAGCCCCGTCAGGGTAGGTACTTGGCTGTTGCGGCAGAAAGCACCATATGCGTTCTAGATGTTGAAACACAATGTCGTAGGCATACGCTGCAG GGGCATACAAAGCATGTCGATTCCATCTGCTGGAACTCTTCTGGTGATCGTCTGGCTTCTGTCAGCGAGGACTCTGTCAGAGTTTGGTCTCTTGGTTTGGGAAGCGAAGGGGAATGTGTGCACGAGTTGAGTTGCAATGGAAGCAAGTTTCATTCATGTGTTTTTCACCCTACCTATCAATCGCTGCTCATAATTGGTTGTTACCAG TCGCTAGAAGTTTGGGACATGAATGAGAACAAGACCATGACTCTTCCTGCTCATGAAGGTTTGATCGCAGCTTTGGCGGCTTCAAATGCGACTGGAGTGATTGCGTCTGCCAGCCATGATAAGTTTGTTAAGCTCTGGAAATAG